Proteins found in one Gemmatimonadota bacterium genomic segment:
- a CDS encoding ferritin-like domain-containing protein, whose translation MDKQTLIDNLNGDLAAELGAIIQFTIYAAKASGPYRPELAKFFLDEVPDEQLHAQYLADKIVVLGGEPTTVPRPIKVSDSNRENLETMLEDERTIVKRYVQRRSEAEEYGDYGLMVQLEDMIRDESNHAEEVERILRDWPL comes from the coding sequence GTGGACAAGCAGACCCTGATTGACAACCTGAACGGAGACCTGGCGGCCGAACTGGGCGCGATCATCCAGTTCACCATCTACGCGGCCAAGGCCAGCGGTCCCTACCGGCCCGAACTGGCCAAGTTCTTCCTCGACGAGGTGCCGGACGAGCAGCTGCACGCGCAGTATCTCGCCGACAAGATCGTGGTGCTCGGCGGCGAGCCCACGACCGTGCCGCGGCCTATAAAAGTAAGTGATTCGAATCGGGAGAACCTGGAGACCATGCTGGAGGACGAACGCACGATCGTCAAGCGGTACGTGCAGCGCCGGTCCGAAGCCGAAGAGTACGGCGATTACGGACTCATGGTCCAGCTGGAAGACATGATTCGCGACGAAAGCAACCACGCCGAAGAAG
- a CDS encoding zinc-binding alcohol dehydrogenase family protein — protein MPDIVLEEPGRFVLENTPEPTPPRPGEVLVRIRRVGICGTDLHAFEGTQPFFDYPRILGHELGVEVIATGGGVTHVHPGDQCAVVPYMDCGDCVPCRMGKTNCCANLDVLGVHVDGGMRDVLTLPGEKLLRSDVLSLEQLALVETLGIGAHAVDRAAVEQGETVLLIGAGPIGLSVLTFARLAGARVILLEISERRIEFCRRRYDLFEVISGAADVRSKLQSILGGELPTAVFDATGHAGSMMRAHDYVSNGGRLVYVGITGSEITFDGPGFHRREMALLSSRNARAVDLRRVIGHIEAGRIDTSPWITHTAGPEQMLVDFPTWLDPESGVVKAVLEMA, from the coding sequence ATGCCTGACATAGTACTCGAAGAACCCGGCCGTTTCGTACTGGAGAATACCCCCGAGCCCACGCCGCCCCGTCCCGGCGAGGTCCTGGTGCGCATTCGACGGGTCGGGATCTGCGGCACGGACCTGCACGCTTTCGAGGGCACGCAGCCCTTCTTCGATTACCCCCGCATCCTCGGGCACGAACTGGGGGTGGAGGTCATCGCGACGGGAGGAGGCGTGACCCACGTCCATCCCGGCGACCAATGCGCCGTCGTGCCCTACATGGACTGCGGCGACTGCGTGCCCTGCCGCATGGGCAAGACGAATTGCTGCGCGAACCTGGACGTCCTGGGCGTACACGTGGACGGCGGCATGCGGGACGTCCTGACGCTCCCCGGCGAGAAGCTGCTCCGCTCTGACGTCCTGTCCCTCGAGCAGCTGGCGCTGGTGGAAACGCTGGGCATCGGCGCCCACGCCGTGGACCGCGCGGCGGTCGAACAAGGGGAAACGGTCCTGCTGATCGGCGCCGGCCCCATCGGCCTGTCGGTGCTGACCTTCGCCCGCCTGGCCGGTGCGCGCGTGATCCTGCTGGAGATCAGCGAGCGGCGCATCGAATTCTGCAGACGGCGCTACGACCTCTTCGAAGTCATTTCCGGCGCCGCGGACGTGCGGTCGAAACTGCAAAGTATACTGGGCGGCGAACTGCCCACGGCCGTCTTCGACGCCACCGGCCACGCCGGGTCCATGATGCGGGCCCACGATTACGTTTCCAACGGCGGGCGCCTGGTCTACGTGGGCATCACCGGTTCGGAGATCACGTTCGACGGCCCCGGTTTCCACCGAAGGGAGATGGCCCTGCTGAGCAGCCGGAACGCCCGCGCCGTCGACCTGCGGCGGGTCATCGGGCATATCGAGGCCGGCCGGATCGACACTTCGCCCTGGATTACCCACACGGCCGGACCGGAACAAATGCTTGTGGATTTTCCCACGTGGCTCGATCCGGAAAGCGGCGTGGTCAAGGCGGTACTCGAAATGGCGTGA